Within the Agromyces ramosus genome, the region ACCGTCTCGGGTCCCTCGAAGAGGATCATCTCCTCGATGCGGTTCGCGGCCCAGATGCCGAAGGCCTCGAGATCGTCGGCCGGCGCGCCCATCTCGGCGGCGCGGTAGAAGTTCGTGTTCGGCACGCGGAAGCCGCCGGGCGTGATCGGCTCGAACATCTCCTTCATGCCCGGAATGCCCGTGATGGCGAGGGCACCCTGCGGCGTGCCGTGATAGGCCACGGCGCGGGAGATCACCTTGTGCTTCGTGGGCCGGCCCTGCAGCTTCCAGTAGTACTTCGCGAGCTTGAACGCGGTCTCGACCGCCTCGCCGCCGCCGGTGGAGAAGAACACGCGGTTCAGGTCGCCGGGGGCGTACCCTGCGAGCCGGTCGGCGAGCTCGATCGCGGACGGGTGCGCGTACGACCAGATCGGGAAGAACGCGAGCTGCTCGGCCTGCTTCGCGGCGACCTCCGCGAGGCGCTTGCGACCGTGGCCCGCGTTCACGACGAAGAGCCCCGAGAGCCCGTCGAAGTACTCGCGGCCCTCGATGTCGTAGATGTGGTGCCCCTCGCCTCGCGTGATGATGGGCACGCCCGATGTGGCCATGGTGGACTGCCGGGTGAAGTGCATCCACAGGTGGTCTTTCGCCTTCTGTTGAAGGTCGGCGTTGTCGTAACCCGGAGTTGCGAGGCTCGTCGGGGTGTCGAGGGTGGTCATGTCTGTGCTCCTTCGGGGGGACCCGTTCAACGGGTGCCCCAGTTGTAGAACTGCTTCTGCAGCTTCAGGTAGACGAACGTCTCGGTGCTCTGCACGCCCTCGAGGTTGCGGATGCGGGAGTTGAGCAGGGTGATGAGCTCCTCGTCGTTCTCGCAAACGACCTCGGCCAGCACGTCGAAGCTGCCGGCCGTGAGCACGACGTAGTCGATCTCGGGGATCTCGGCGATGCGCTCGGCGAGCACCCTGGTGTCGCCGCCGGCACGAATGCCGATCATCGCCTGGCGTGTGAATCCGAGCTGCATCGGGTCGGTCACCGCGACAATCTGCATCACGCCCGACTCCGTGAGACGCTGCACGCGCTGGCGCACGGCAGCCTCGGAGAGCCCGACGGCCTTGCCGATGTCGGCATACGAACGCCGACCGTCGGCTTGCAACTGCTCGATGATCGCCTTCGAGACGTCGTCGAGATGCACGGGCCGCGGTGGGGAGGAACGCCCGGTGTTCGTCATTGCACGATTGTGACAGTGACGGATGCCTCTGGCAAGCGATTCCGTCGAATATTCGCGCTGATTCGACTGATTCCACATATCCCACGATTCGTCCGCCACGACCGAGCACCGAGGGGTGTGGCGCGGTCCGCGGCAGTGCCAGACTGGTCGACATGGTCGCCGGAGCCGTCTCGAGTTCCGCCCAGCGCGGTGCGCCCGCCTGGGACGTGATCGTCGGCGACCGCTTCATCGCGGCCGTCGGTGCGCCCGCTCCAGAGGCGGTGCTCGCCGCGCTCGCCGAGGCCGCGGGCGACCCCGACCCCACGGTCGAGCGGCTGGTCGGGCTTGTTCCCATCGGTCGCGCCGATCCCGTCGGGTCGTTCGCCCTCGTCTGGTGGCCGGCCGACACGTGGACGGAGGTGACCGCGGTCGTGCGCGGAGATGCCGTCGTCGACCTCGACTCGCCCGGGGGCAGTCGGCGCTTCGATGCCAGGGGCAGCCGGCCCTGGCTCCTCGCGGACTTCCACGACGTGATCGCGGTGCGGCTCACCGGCGTCGAAGCAGCGCTCCTCCCGGTCGGCGCCGCGGTGGACCCCGTGCCGCACGCCCGCGCGAGCGTGCGTGCGTCGTCGATCGAGTGGACGCTCGCACGGCCGTCGCAGCAGGGGGCGCCGGGGGCGCCTGGGGCGCCGGGGTCGACACGGCCGACGATCGCGGCACCGCCGATCGCGCATGCCGATCCTGACGTCGCCGCCGACACGGTCCTGGTGCGCCGGCGCGTGGCCGATGCCGACACCGTGCTCGCCGCGCCGCCGAGACATGTCGAGGCCGACACGATCCTCACGCCGCGGGCATCGCGTCGCCGTCGCGGTGATCGCCCGGTGCAGACGCCGTTGACGGTCGACCTCGACGGCGTTCCCTCGACGCGACGAGCGCTCGGCGACCCCGGTGGTGCCGGTACGCCATCGATGCACGATGGGGCGGATGCCGCGGCATCCGCTGATCTGGCGGCACGGGACCCGCGACCGCGCGCGACCGGCAGCAGCCTCGGGCGCGCGAAGCAGACGGCGGCCGATCCGCCCGCCGCCGCGAGGGTTCCGGCTCCCGTGCCGCCCCCGGGCGCGCCGCGGTTCCGCGTCGGCGAAGGGCCGGAACGCGTGTTCACGGCGCCGGTGCTCATCGGTCGCCGTCCGATGCCGCCGAGAGTCGCCGGTCTCGCCGGACCGCCACCCGAGCTCGTCACGGTCGAGTCGCCCGGGTCGGTCGTCTCCGGAACGCACCTGGAACTTCGGCTCGAGGGAACGCGGCTGGTCGCGACCGACTTGCGCTCGACGAACGGCACGACGGTGCACACCGCAGCCGGCGCGCGGCGCATGCGGGCCGGCGAGTCGGTCGTCGTCACTCCGGGCAGCAGGCTCGACCTCGGAGACGATACGATCGTCGAGATCCTCCCCGCCCCAGGAACTTCGATCGAGTGACCCGAGCAGACAGCAGGCCGAACAGGTGACGCAGATAGGCAATGGCAATGCACTCCATCGGGTCTCCCTCCCCGACGGCACCGAGATCACCCTCTCGTGGGCTGCGCTCACCGACACCGGACTCCGGCGCGAGGTCAACGAAGACAGCTTCATCGCGCAGGCCCCGGTGTTCGCCGTCGCCGACGGCATGGGCGGTCATGCCGCTGGCGACTTCGCGAGTGCAGCCGTGGTGACCCGGCTCGCCGAGCACGGCGGCAAGACGCTCGTCGGCACCCCCGAGATCGACCAGGCGCTGCGCCTGGCAGTGCAGGACATGGGCCGCGGCGCCGGCGTCACCGACGAGGGCAGCGGCACGACCGTCACGGGGGCAGCGCTCGGCACGATCGCCGACGAGCCGGCGTGGATCGTGTTCAACATCGGCGACTCCCGCGTCTACCGTCTCGTGGGCGGCGTGCTCGAACAGCTCACCGTCGATCACTCGATCGTGCAGGAGCTCGTCGATGCCGGCCAGATCACTCGCGAAGAGGCCGACACCCACCCCCACTCGAACGTCATCACCCGCGCCGTGGGCTTCCATGAGGCACCGATCCCCGACTATCGCGCGATCGCGGTCGAGGAGGGCATGCGCCTCCTCATCTGTTCCGACGGGCTCACGAAAGAGCTCACGTCGTACGGCATCCGTCACTTCCTCGTCGCCAACGCGAAGAGTGAGAAGGCCGCGCGGCAACTCCTCGAGGCCGCCATCGGCAACGGCGGTCGCGACAACGTGACGGTCGTCGTCGTCGACGTCGTGAGGGTCGCGCGTCCCCACGGCGGGCATCCGGGTGAGGGCGGCGAGACGGCCAGAGCCTGACCGGCACGACCGGCGTACGCCGGTCGCCTGTGCACAGGCAGAGCAGCAGGATCCGCCGCCGCCTACAATGGGTGGCACCGGACGCCGCCGGCACCGGGCAGCGTGTAGGACTCGAGCGCTGGGAGGATCGTGGCCCGACGACTGCCATCCAACCCGCCCAACCTGCCGGGCTTCGCGTTCATCCGCGTGCTCGGGTCGGGTGGATTCGCCGACGTGTTCCTCTACGAGCAGAACATGCCACGTCGGCTCGTGGCCGTGAAGGTGCTGCTCGCCGAGGTCGTCAACGACGACCTGCGGCAGATGTTCCAGGCCGAGGCCAACCTGATGGCGCAGCTGTCGTCGCACCCCTCGATCCTCACGGTGTACCAGGCGAGCGTCGCCGCCGACGGCAGGCCGTACCTTGTCATGGAGTACTGCTCCGCCACGCTCGGGCAGCGCTACCGGGCGGTGCAGCTGCCGATCGCCGAAGTGCTCTCCACCGGTGTGCGCATCGCGAGCGCGGTCGAGACCGCCCATCGGCAGGGCGTGCTGCACCGCGACATCAAGCCGTCGAACATTCTCACGACCGCATACGGTCATCCGGTGCTCTCCGACTTCGGCATCGCCGCCACCCTCGGCGAAGCCGAGGCGAACGACAACGTGGGCCTGTCGATCCCGTGGTCGGCGCCCGAGGTGCTGCACGACGACGTGTCCGGCAGCGTGGCGAGCGAGGTCTGGTCGCTCGGTGCGACGGTGTACTCGCTGCTCGCGGGGCGGAGCCCGTTCGAGGTTCCGGGTGGCGACAACGCCTCGGCGCAGCTGATGGCCCGCATCGACAAGGCACGGCTCGTCCCGACCGGTCGGGTCGACGCACCGATGAGCCTCGAGCGAGTGCTCGCGCGCGCGATGTCGCGCCGCCCGAGCGATCGCCAAGCGAGCGTGCTCGAGTTCATCCGCGACCTGCAGTCCGTCGAAGAGGAGCTCGGACTGCCGCAGACCCCCATCGAGGTCGCGATGGACGACTGGGCGCTCGCCACGGCCGTCGACGCCGACGACCGCACGCGCATCAGCGGCATCCACGCATCCGATGACGTCGGCAGTCGTCGCCGTCGCCGCGCCGCTTCGCGGAACGTCGCAACGGCGGCGAGCGCCGATTCCCGCCTGCACGAGTCCGGCACTGGGCGAGGGCGCCCCTCACCGCCATCGGCGCGGCGCCTCGCATGGGGCATCTCGATCGTCGCGACACTCCTCGTGGCACTCGTCGCGGCAGGCGCCTACGTCGTGATCCAGAGCAACCGATCGATCCCGGTCGTCACCGATGTGCAGGGCACGTTCGACGGCACTGCCGTGACGTTCACCTGGAACGATCCGGGCCTCGCCGATGGCGATGCGTACATCGTCACCGTCGGCGGAACGGCATGGCCGATGCAGCGAGAACCGGTGTTCGCGGTGAACGCCGACGACGGCGACCGAGTGTGCGCGAGCATCACGGTGACCCGCGACGGCAAGTCCGGCAAGCCCAGCGCCCAGCGCTGCGTCGACGTCGATGAGGCCGGATGATGGAAACACCTCGCTTGTCCGCGCATCGCTCAGCGTTCCTCACGGCCGGCGCCGTGACCGTGGTCGTCGCAGTCGTCGCCGGCGTCGCCATCGCATCCGGCGGGTACGCCGCACAGCGGGTCGATCTCGGCGATGCCGCCGTGTGGGTGGCGAACGACCGGGCTCAGGCGGTTGGGCGGGCGAACACCGCAGTGCTCGAGCTGAACTCCGTGGTCGTGACCGGCGGACGCGGCGCGGAAATCGTGCAAGACGGATCGACGGTGCTCGTGCTCGACCCCGATCGCGCGAGCGTCGGACTGCTCGACGCCACCACTTCGGCCCTCACCGAGACGGTGGCCGTGCCCCCAGACGACCCGTCGCTCGCGCTCGCCGGCACGCGGATCGTCGTCGCCGCCGGCGGCGACGTGTGGACGGTCCCGGTCGACGAGTTCGCCGAGTTCGATTCGGAGTCCGAGCCCATGCTGACCTTCGGCGCCGGGGCGGTCACCTCAGTCGATGCGGCCGGCAGGTTGTTCGCCTACACCCCGTCCACAGGCGACGTCGCGCTCGTCGACGCGGCCGACGCCGAGACGGTCGCGTCGCGCTGGCAGCTCGACCCACTTGCCGGAGACCCGGAGGTGCAGGTCACCTCGGTGGCGGGGCACTGGGCGGTGCTCGACGTCGACGCACGCGTGCTCCACCTCGAGAGCGGCCGCGTCGACCTGTCGAGCGTGCTCGAGCCCGGGCAGGCGCCCGTGCTGCAGGCC harbors:
- a CDS encoding Lrp/AsnC family transcriptional regulator, with product MTNTGRSSPPRPVHLDDVSKAIIEQLQADGRRSYADIGKAVGLSEAAVRQRVQRLTESGVMQIVAVTDPMQLGFTRQAMIGIRAGGDTRVLAERIAEIPEIDYVVLTAGSFDVLAEVVCENDEELITLLNSRIRNLEGVQSTETFVYLKLQKQFYNWGTR
- a CDS encoding PP2C family protein-serine/threonine phosphatase, encoding MTQIGNGNALHRVSLPDGTEITLSWAALTDTGLRREVNEDSFIAQAPVFAVADGMGGHAAGDFASAAVVTRLAEHGGKTLVGTPEIDQALRLAVQDMGRGAGVTDEGSGTTVTGAALGTIADEPAWIVFNIGDSRVYRLVGGVLEQLTVDHSIVQELVDAGQITREEADTHPHSNVITRAVGFHEAPIPDYRAIAVEEGMRLLICSDGLTKELTSYGIRHFLVANAKSEKAARQLLEAAIGNGGRDNVTVVVVDVVRVARPHGGHPGEGGETARA
- a CDS encoding serine/threonine-protein kinase — its product is MARRLPSNPPNLPGFAFIRVLGSGGFADVFLYEQNMPRRLVAVKVLLAEVVNDDLRQMFQAEANLMAQLSSHPSILTVYQASVAADGRPYLVMEYCSATLGQRYRAVQLPIAEVLSTGVRIASAVETAHRQGVLHRDIKPSNILTTAYGHPVLSDFGIAATLGEAEANDNVGLSIPWSAPEVLHDDVSGSVASEVWSLGATVYSLLAGRSPFEVPGGDNASAQLMARIDKARLVPTGRVDAPMSLERVLARAMSRRPSDRQASVLEFIRDLQSVEEELGLPQTPIEVAMDDWALATAVDADDRTRISGIHASDDVGSRRRRRAASRNVATAASADSRLHESGTGRGRPSPPSARRLAWGISIVATLLVALVAAGAYVVIQSNRSIPVVTDVQGTFDGTAVTFTWNDPGLADGDAYIVTVGGTAWPMQREPVFAVNADDGDRVCASITVTRDGKSGKPSAQRCVDVDEAG
- a CDS encoding FHA domain-containing protein; its protein translation is MVAGAVSSSAQRGAPAWDVIVGDRFIAAVGAPAPEAVLAALAEAAGDPDPTVERLVGLVPIGRADPVGSFALVWWPADTWTEVTAVVRGDAVVDLDSPGGSRRFDARGSRPWLLADFHDVIAVRLTGVEAALLPVGAAVDPVPHARASVRASSIEWTLARPSQQGAPGAPGAPGSTRPTIAAPPIAHADPDVAADTVLVRRRVADADTVLAAPPRHVEADTILTPRASRRRRGDRPVQTPLTVDLDGVPSTRRALGDPGGAGTPSMHDGADAAASADLAARDPRPRATGSSLGRAKQTAADPPAAARVPAPVPPPGAPRFRVGEGPERVFTAPVLIGRRPMPPRVAGLAGPPPELVTVESPGSVVSGTHLELRLEGTRLVATDLRSTNGTTVHTAAGARRMRAGESVVVTPGSRLDLGDDTIVEILPAPGTSIE